Part of the Salinibacter grassmerensis genome, CTCCGCGACGTGGGCAGGCTCCTGACCGTGCAGCTGAGCAAGCTCAAAGCCGGCGGTGTCCACGGCCTCGTTGATGGTATCTGCGCCGTCGTTGACGAACACCCCAACCGGGGCCGGGCCGTGCACCCATTCGATGATGTCGCTGGCCAGGGCGGGGGGCGCGTAGCGAGAGCTCTCCTCGTGCTGGATGAAGCCGAGGTAGTCGGCCCCGGCGCCCGCCAAGTAGCGCGCGTCTTCAAGTTCTGTAATGCCGCAAACCTTTAGCTCAACTCCCATGGGGCGTTGCTCTGTGGATGGGGAAAGCAGATGAAATAAGCACCGTCACGAGACCGACATCAATCGATCGTTAGCCGGCCTGCTGGGCGGCAATCTTCTTGCCTTCGGCACGAAGCTGAGAGAGGGCCTCGCCGGGATGGTCCGCACGCATCAGGTGCTCGCCAATGAGCACGCCGTTGATGCCGGCCTTCCGGAGGCGCACGAGCGTTTCGGGATCGCTCAGCCCGCTCTCGGCCACGCGCCCGACTCCTTTCGGGGTTTGGTCAAAAATACGGAGCGAGTTTTCGAGGTCGACCTCAAAGGTGTGGAGGTCTCGGTTGTTGACCCCGAGGACGCTCACCTGATCCCAGTCGATCTTGTCGAGGTCCTCTTCCTCGTATACCTCCACGAGACAGGACAGCCCGAGCTCGGTGGCGGCGGTGTGCAGGTCGGCGAGCTGGCCCGCCTCGAGGGCCGTCGCGATGAGGAGGACCGCGTCGGCCCCCACCGCCCGCGCCTCCACAAGTTGATACGGGTCGACGATGAAGTCCTTCCGCAGCAGTGGCGTCTCGGGCACGTGGGCCCGGATCCAGGCCATGTGCTCCAGGGCCCCCCCGAAGTGGAGCGGCTCCGTAAGCACACTAATCGCGGCCGCGTCGTGCTCGGTGTACTGTTGAGCAATGGCGGCGGGATCGAACGGCTCCCGGATGACGCCTTTGGAGGGGGACGCCTTTTTGACCTCTGCGATGAATGAGAGCCCCCGTTCCTTCAAGGCCGTCGCGAGGGAGAGGGGCTCCCGGTCGTCGTAGAACGGGCGCTCCTCGAGCTCCGAAACCGGCGTTTCTTTTTTCCGCTGCTCCACGAGCTCGCGGGTGTCGTCGATGATGTCGTCCAGGATGCTCACGGTGAAAAGGGGCGGTGTTGGGGAGGACAGGGCGAGTGCCGTCGCGGGCCGTCCGGCGCCTTACTCTGACTTGGCCTTCTTCGACACGCTTGCGAGGGTTTTGAGGGTGTCGAGCGCGGCGCCCGAGTCAATGCTCTCCGCGGCGGCCTCCAGGCACGCGTCGAGGTCGGCGTACTGGTCGCTGACGTGGAGCGCGTAGGCGGCGTTCAGCAGCGCGATGTCGCGCCGGGGGCCCTGATCCTCGCCGGACAGAATGTTGCGGAGGATGGAGGCATTTTCCTGGGCGGTGCCGCCTTCGAGGGCGGAGATGGAGGACCGGTCCAGGTCGTGGCTCTCCGGGCCGATCTCGTGGCTCCGCGGGACGGGGTTCTGGTCGGAGGCGTCGTACTCGAAGAGCGTGGTGGAGGCGGAGACGCTGACCTCATCCAGCCCGTCGTCGGCGTGGAGCGTGATGACGTGGTCGGTGTCGAGCTCGGCCAGGATGCGCACCATCGTCTGCGCCGTGTTTGTGTCGAAGGCGCCCACGATCTGCCGGGTGACGCCGGCCGGGTTGCAGAGGGGGCCGAGAATGTTGAAGAAGGTGCGGACGCCGAGCGCCTTGCGCACCGGCATCACGTGCCGCATGGCGGGATGGAAGAAGGGGGCAAACAGGAACGCGATCCCGGCTTCGTGGAGGCAGTGCTCGACGCCCTCTTTTTCGAGGTCGATCTGCACGCCGAGCGCCTCCAGAACGTCGGCGGACCCGGACTGGGACGAGACGGAGCGGTTGCCGTGCTTGGCTACGGTCGCGCCGGCGCCCGCCGCGATGAAGGATGCGGTGGTGGAGATGTTGAAGGTGCTTGCCCCGTCGCCCCCAGTGC contains:
- the trpC gene encoding indole-3-glycerol phosphate synthase TrpC — protein: MSILDDIIDDTRELVEQRKKETPVSELEERPFYDDREPLSLATALKERGLSFIAEVKKASPSKGVIREPFDPAAIAQQYTEHDAAAISVLTEPLHFGGALEHMAWIRAHVPETPLLRKDFIVDPYQLVEARAVGADAVLLIATALEAGQLADLHTAATELGLSCLVEVYEEEDLDKIDWDQVSVLGVNNRDLHTFEVDLENSLRIFDQTPKGVGRVAESGLSDPETLVRLRKAGINGVLIGEHLMRADHPGEALSQLRAEGKKIAAQQAG
- the trpD gene encoding anthranilate phosphoribosyltransferase yields the protein MNTLLQTIADGDPLSRPEAEEAMTAMMDGSARDEHTAALLMGLRTRGETLDELVGFTKTMREFAVSVETDDPHAIDLCGTGGDGASTFNISTTASFIAAGAGATVAKHGNRSVSSQSGSADVLEALGVQIDLEKEGVEHCLHEAGIAFLFAPFFHPAMRHVMPVRKALGVRTFFNILGPLCNPAGVTRQIVGAFDTNTAQTMVRILAELDTDHVITLHADDGLDEVSVSASTTLFEYDASDQNPVPRSHEIGPESHDLDRSSISALEGGTAQENASILRNILSGEDQGPRRDIALLNAAYALHVSDQYADLDACLEAAAESIDSGAALDTLKTLASVSKKAKSE